One Paraburkholderia sp. IMGN_8 DNA window includes the following coding sequences:
- a CDS encoding MFS transporter: MSDRSSDFAALPAAHRDLSCTARQRARFATMAVFFIAGMMYASWGVHVPTVRDRFHLNAALLSFALLAVAGGSIGAMAANASWIARVGTRRACLTGGLVMTVCAALILVVPAYWLLLIVLAIFGAGMATLDVAMNAEASAVEKTLGKPIMSSLHGMFSVGGMFGAAVGGALLSRGMAPAVHLALAAAVSALVLIAACPSVLPHVPHADHPDAATPRANRWRSPALWALGAMALVALIAEGAMYDWATVYMRDVVLATPALASAAYAAFSGGMAAARFAGDAVRARFGAPQLVMASASLACAGMVGALLLPNAIAALIGFTLMGLGLANMMPVLFAAAASVKGFHAAEGLAHVAGLAYFGLLLGPVIIGAVTQVTSLPIGLSVVAVCSALIAVAGPKVLRRLKI; encoded by the coding sequence GTGTCCGACCGCTCTTCCGACTTCGCCGCCCTCCCCGCCGCTCACCGCGATCTTTCCTGCACCGCGCGCCAGCGCGCCCGTTTTGCCACCATGGCGGTGTTTTTCATCGCCGGGATGATGTATGCATCGTGGGGGGTGCACGTGCCGACCGTGCGCGACCGCTTCCATCTGAACGCGGCGCTGCTGTCGTTCGCGCTGCTGGCGGTGGCGGGCGGCTCGATCGGCGCGATGGCGGCGAACGCTTCGTGGATCGCGCGCGTCGGGACGCGCCGCGCCTGTCTCACGGGCGGTCTCGTGATGACGGTGTGCGCGGCGCTGATTCTGGTCGTGCCGGCTTACTGGCTGTTGCTGATCGTGCTGGCCATCTTCGGCGCGGGCATGGCCACACTCGACGTCGCGATGAACGCGGAAGCCAGCGCCGTTGAGAAGACGCTCGGCAAGCCGATCATGTCGTCGCTGCACGGCATGTTCAGCGTCGGCGGAATGTTCGGCGCGGCGGTCGGCGGCGCGTTGCTGTCGCGCGGCATGGCGCCGGCGGTTCACCTTGCACTGGCCGCGGCGGTCAGCGCGCTGGTGCTGATCGCGGCCTGCCCATCCGTGCTGCCACATGTGCCGCACGCCGACCACCCCGACGCTGCCACGCCGCGCGCCAACCGCTGGCGCTCGCCGGCGTTGTGGGCACTCGGCGCGATGGCGCTGGTCGCGCTGATCGCCGAGGGCGCCATGTACGACTGGGCCACCGTCTACATGCGCGACGTCGTGCTGGCGACGCCGGCACTCGCCAGCGCGGCATATGCGGCGTTCTCGGGCGGCATGGCAGCGGCGCGTTTCGCCGGCGACGCGGTGCGCGCCCGCTTCGGCGCGCCGCAACTGGTGATGGCGAGCGCATCGCTCGCCTGCGCGGGGATGGTCGGCGCGCTGCTGCTGCCGAATGCGATTGCGGCGCTGATCGGCTTCACGCTGATGGGCCTCGGGCTCGCCAACATGATGCCGGTGCTGTTCGCGGCGGCGGCGAGCGTCAAAGGGTTTCATGCGGCCGAAGGACTCGCGCACGTCGCGGGGCTGGCGTACTTCGGCCTGTTGCTCGGGCCGGTGATTATCGGCGCAGTGACGCAGGTGACCAGTTTGCCGATCGGTTTGTCAGTGGTGGCGGTGTGTTCGGCGCTGATCGCGGTTGCCGGTCCGAAGGTGCTGCGGCGTTTGAAAATCTGA
- a CDS encoding MBL fold metallo-hydrolase, with amino-acid sequence MKVTLIPVTPFQQNSSLLVCEATGRAAVVDPGGDLDVIQGEIVRQNVTVEKVFLTHGHIDHCAGAKTLAMHYGVPIEGPHPDERFWLDKLPDQSTRFGFPAADAFEPDSWLQNGDTVQFGDETLEVYHCPGHTPGHVVFFSRKHRLALVGDVLFAGSIGRTDFPRGNHADLVRSIREKLWPLGDDVTFVPGHGPTSTFGAERRTNPYVADGVEA; translated from the coding sequence ATGAAAGTCACCTTGATCCCTGTCACGCCGTTCCAGCAGAACAGCTCGCTGCTTGTTTGCGAGGCGACCGGGCGCGCAGCCGTCGTCGATCCAGGCGGTGACCTCGACGTCATTCAGGGCGAGATCGTGCGCCAGAACGTGACGGTCGAAAAAGTTTTCCTGACGCACGGGCACATCGATCACTGCGCGGGCGCGAAGACACTCGCCATGCACTACGGCGTGCCGATCGAAGGTCCGCATCCCGACGAGCGCTTCTGGCTCGACAAGCTGCCGGATCAAAGCACGCGCTTCGGCTTCCCAGCCGCCGACGCGTTCGAGCCGGACAGTTGGCTGCAAAACGGCGACACCGTGCAGTTCGGCGACGAAACCCTCGAGGTCTATCACTGCCCGGGCCATACGCCCGGACACGTGGTGTTCTTCAGCCGCAAGCATCGGCTCGCGCTGGTGGGCGACGTGCTGTTCGCCGGCTCGATCGGCCGCACTGATTTTCCGCGCGGCAATCATGCCGATCTGGTGCGCTCGATCCGCGAGAAACTCTGGCCGCTCGGCGACGATGTCACCTTTGTCCCCGGTCACGGACCGACTTCGACGTTCGGCGCCGAGCGCCGCACCAATCCGTACGTCGCGGACGGAGTAGAAGCATGA
- a CDS encoding c-type cytochrome, producing the protein MKWGASFVSAVLTVSALCCAFASTAQAADVPRGQIVANANACMGCHAVDRKLVGPSFQQVASKYKGDTQAPAKLSRKVKDGGAGVWGMIPMPAHQSMSDADIRAVVDWVLAGAPSR; encoded by the coding sequence ATGAAGTGGGGGGCTTCTTTCGTAAGCGCGGTGTTGACTGTGAGTGCTTTGTGTTGTGCTTTTGCATCGACGGCGCAGGCGGCCGATGTGCCGCGCGGTCAGATCGTTGCCAATGCGAATGCGTGTATGGGATGTCACGCGGTGGACCGCAAGCTGGTCGGGCCGTCGTTCCAGCAGGTCGCCTCGAAGTACAAGGGCGATACGCAAGCGCCGGCAAAACTGTCGCGCAAAGTAAAGGATGGTGGGGCTGGCGTATGGGGCATGATTCCGATGCCGGCACATCAGTCGATGAGCGATGCGGACATTCGCGCGGTGGTCGATTGGGTGCTCGCTGGAGCGCCTTCGAGGTGA
- the rsmI gene encoding 16S rRNA (cytidine(1402)-2'-O)-methyltransferase → MTPLSELAQGQQYPTAALYVVATPIGNIADVTLRALHVLGLVDRIAAEDTRNTGQLLARYGISKPLVAVHQHNEREAARRLIEHLQAGERVAYVSDAGTPGISDPGAKLVDAVREAGFPVIPLPGASALATALSAAGDWVATFSFLGFLPPKAKQRAATLQALATHPHAMVFYEAPHRIVETVQALADALGGERKLLIARELTKLHEALHRGTLAEGPAWLAADPNRQRGEFVLVVEGAQPEAAGEHDHDALLGILLEELTVSSAAKVAAAITGASRNALYTRALALKKDE, encoded by the coding sequence ATGACTCCTCTCTCCGAACTCGCGCAAGGGCAGCAGTACCCCACTGCCGCGCTGTATGTGGTGGCTACGCCGATCGGCAACATCGCCGACGTCACGCTGCGCGCGCTGCATGTGCTCGGGCTGGTGGACCGCATCGCCGCCGAAGACACCCGCAACACTGGCCAGCTGCTCGCGCGCTACGGCATCTCGAAGCCGCTTGTGGCGGTTCATCAGCACAACGAGCGGGAGGCGGCGCGGCGCCTGATCGAACATCTGCAAGCGGGCGAACGCGTGGCGTACGTTTCGGATGCGGGCACGCCAGGCATCTCGGACCCCGGCGCCAAACTCGTCGACGCAGTACGCGAAGCGGGCTTCCCGGTGATTCCGCTGCCCGGCGCAAGCGCCCTCGCGACCGCGTTGAGCGCAGCCGGCGACTGGGTCGCGACGTTCTCGTTCCTCGGCTTTCTGCCGCCGAAAGCAAAGCAACGCGCGGCGACGCTGCAAGCGCTCGCGACGCATCCGCACGCGATGGTGTTCTACGAAGCGCCGCACCGGATCGTCGAAACGGTGCAGGCACTGGCCGACGCGCTCGGCGGCGAACGCAAGCTGCTGATCGCACGGGAATTGACGAAGTTACATGAAGCGCTGCATCGCGGCACCCTGGCCGAAGGGCCAGCGTGGCTCGCCGCCGATCCGAACCGGCAACGCGGTGAATTTGTGCTGGTAGTCGAAGGCGCGCAGCCGGAAGCCGCCGGCGAACACGATCACGACGCGCTGCTGGGCATCCTGCTGGAAGAGTTGACAGTGAGTAGCGCGGCGAAAGTCGCGGCGGCCATCACCGGTGCGTCGCGCAACGCGCTGTACACGCGCGCGTTGGCGCTGAAGAAGGACGAATAA
- a CDS encoding cation diffusion facilitator family transporter — MPSTITAQSAEKHRVARKSTFVSIAVNMVLMTLQIVIGVFAHSQALVADGVHSLADLISDFVVLIANRHSGAKPDADHNYGHSRYETVASLFLGGLLIAVGVGMLWRAGTRLADLQNIPAVHMSALAVAVLVLISKESLFRYMLREAQRVRSAMLIANAWHARSDAASSLVVAIGIIGSLAGVRLLDPIAAAIVGFMVARMGWTFGWDALQDLSDRALDESAAADVRALLLSTPGVCDVHELRTRKMGDFALVDAHILVDPLISVSEGHYIAEAARLRVLTDNRVLDALIHVDPENDAVARPPVNLPTRERVVAEVDAAFAEGGMKAAGVNIHYLSTGLDVEVTLPPDDSRAVESDAQRLVRVDLVALKHRLGARKLDVVQALDATPAETVSTQEATTGEAIAHPNLAEPHNAA, encoded by the coding sequence ATGCCTTCCACTATCACCGCCCAGTCCGCCGAGAAACATCGCGTTGCGCGCAAAAGTACCTTTGTCAGTATCGCGGTGAATATGGTGCTGATGACGCTGCAAATCGTCATCGGCGTCTTTGCGCATTCTCAAGCGCTGGTCGCAGACGGTGTCCATTCGCTTGCCGATCTGATTTCCGATTTTGTCGTACTGATCGCCAATCGGCACAGCGGCGCGAAGCCCGACGCAGATCACAATTACGGACACAGCCGCTATGAAACCGTCGCTTCATTATTTCTGGGCGGACTGCTGATCGCGGTAGGCGTCGGCATGTTATGGCGCGCAGGCACGCGTCTCGCCGATTTGCAGAACATCCCCGCCGTGCATATGAGCGCGCTCGCGGTCGCCGTGCTGGTGTTGATTTCCAAAGAGAGCCTGTTTCGCTACATGCTGCGCGAAGCGCAGCGCGTGCGTTCGGCGATGTTGATCGCGAACGCTTGGCACGCGCGTTCGGATGCGGCGTCGTCGCTGGTGGTGGCGATCGGTATTATCGGCAGCCTCGCGGGTGTGCGTCTGCTCGATCCGATTGCCGCGGCGATTGTCGGCTTCATGGTGGCGCGCATGGGTTGGACGTTCGGCTGGGACGCGCTGCAGGATCTGTCGGACCGCGCGCTCGACGAATCCGCGGCCGCCGACGTGCGCGCGCTGTTGCTATCGACGCCCGGCGTATGCGACGTGCACGAACTGCGCACGCGCAAGATGGGCGATTTCGCGCTCGTCGACGCACACATTCTGGTCGATCCGCTGATCTCGGTATCGGAAGGGCATTACATCGCGGAGGCTGCGCGCTTGCGTGTGCTGACCGACAACCGCGTGCTCGACGCACTAATCCATGTCGACCCGGAAAACGATGCAGTCGCGCGGCCGCCGGTCAACCTGCCGACGCGCGAGCGGGTCGTCGCTGAAGTCGACGCAGCGTTTGCCGAGGGCGGCATGAAGGCTGCGGGGGTCAATATCCACTACCTGAGCACGGGGCTGGATGTCGAAGTGACCTTACCGCCCGACGATTCGCGCGCTGTCGAAAGCGACGCGCAGAGGCTGGTGCGCGTCGACCTGGTTGCGCTCAAACACCGCCTGGGCGCGCGCAAGCTCGACGTGGTACAGGCATTGGACGCGACGCCGGCCGAAACCGTCTCCACGCAGGAAGCCACGACCGGCGAGGCTATCGCGCACCCCAACCTCGCGGAGCCGCACAACGCCGCTTGA
- a CDS encoding pyridoxamine 5'-phosphate oxidase family protein — MNIPAHAPLHLLHTAAVGTLATHARQPQGFPYPSVLPFAPDPRHRPTILVSQLAEHTHNLHADPRAGFLAVDAPDGDVQSGQRVTLLGTFEPVDSTPEVVDRYLRYHPDAERYLVLGDFTFWVMRLERLRYIGGFGAMGWLDGAELDPLAPLGFDEENALIEHFTKHSARAAKLQLLGVDRYGVDLKQDGARTRFIFDDAIHDTETLHTALEDCIQRHAN, encoded by the coding sequence TTGAACATTCCCGCCCACGCTCCGCTGCATCTGCTGCATACGGCCGCAGTCGGCACGCTTGCGACCCATGCGCGCCAGCCGCAAGGCTTTCCCTACCCGTCGGTGCTGCCGTTCGCCCCGGACCCGCGGCACCGTCCGACAATTCTCGTGAGCCAGCTCGCCGAGCATACGCACAACCTGCACGCCGACCCGCGCGCCGGTTTTCTGGCCGTCGACGCGCCCGATGGCGACGTGCAGAGCGGCCAGCGCGTCACCTTGCTCGGCACCTTCGAACCGGTCGACTCGACGCCCGAGGTCGTGGATCGCTATCTGCGCTATCACCCGGACGCCGAACGCTATCTGGTTCTCGGCGACTTCACGTTCTGGGTGATGAGGCTTGAAAGGCTGCGCTACATCGGCGGCTTCGGCGCGATGGGATGGCTCGACGGCGCCGAACTCGATCCGCTGGCGCCGCTCGGCTTCGATGAAGAGAACGCGTTGATCGAGCACTTCACAAAGCATTCGGCGCGCGCCGCCAAACTCCAGTTGCTTGGCGTCGATCGATATGGCGTCGATCTGAAACAAGACGGTGCGCGCACGCGTTTCATTTTCGACGACGCCATACACGACACCGAAACCTTGCACACCGCGCTCGAAGATTGCATCCAACGCCACGCTAATTAG
- a CDS encoding exonuclease: protein MSGEIYVSTDVEADGPIPGPHSMLSFASAAYTEDKQLIATFSVNLELLEGAAPHPVQAAWWKTQPDAWEACRKDLQQPETALTAYVEWVEALPGKPVFVAMPAGFDFTYMFWYMMRFAGRCPFSWSALDIKTLAFAMTGLPYRKNIKPRFPKHWFDDHPHTHVALDDAIEQGALFCNMLKELRATQAATAAAGKDGDGSGQNTTEEPAN from the coding sequence ATGAGCGGCGAAATCTACGTGAGCACCGACGTCGAAGCGGACGGCCCGATTCCCGGCCCGCATTCGATGCTCAGTTTCGCCTCCGCCGCCTACACGGAAGACAAGCAGCTGATCGCCACTTTCTCGGTCAATCTCGAATTGCTCGAAGGCGCCGCCCCGCATCCGGTGCAGGCTGCGTGGTGGAAGACGCAGCCCGACGCATGGGAGGCCTGCCGCAAGGATTTGCAGCAGCCGGAAACGGCGTTGACTGCCTACGTCGAATGGGTCGAGGCATTGCCGGGCAAGCCGGTGTTCGTGGCAATGCCGGCCGGCTTCGACTTCACCTATATGTTCTGGTACATGATGCGGTTTGCGGGCCGCTGCCCGTTTTCCTGGTCGGCGCTCGACATCAAGACGCTGGCCTTCGCGATGACCGGCCTGCCGTACCGCAAGAACATCAAGCCGCGCTTTCCAAAGCACTGGTTCGACGATCATCCGCACACCCACGTCGCGCTCGACGACGCGATCGAACAGGGCGCGCTCTTCTGCAACATGCTCAAGGAGCTGCGCGCGACTCAGGCGGCAACTGCCGCAGCCGGCAAAGATGGGGACGGCTCAGGACAAAACACCACTGAGGAACCAGCAAATTAG
- a CDS encoding H-NS histone family protein: MSSYKELLAQREKLEKQIEEAKSREYAEVLNEIKQKMADYGITLSELGGGRAAKGAKAGRPRAGVAPKYRDPDSGSTWSGRGKPPRWIAGLDREKFLIQK, encoded by the coding sequence ATGTCTTCCTACAAGGAACTACTCGCCCAGCGCGAGAAGCTCGAAAAGCAGATCGAAGAAGCGAAGTCGCGTGAATACGCGGAAGTGTTGAATGAGATCAAGCAGAAAATGGCCGATTACGGCATTACGCTGAGCGAACTCGGCGGCGGCCGTGCAGCCAAGGGCGCTAAAGCCGGTCGTCCGCGTGCTGGTGTTGCGCCGAAATATCGCGACCCGGACAGCGGCAGCACGTGGTCGGGTCGTGGCAAGCCGCCGCGCTGGATCGCAGGCCTCGATCGTGAGAAGTTTCTGATCCAGAAGTAA
- a CDS encoding integrase arm-type DNA-binding domain-containing protein produces MSLTDFAIKHAHATARTQRLWDGGGLYLEITPAGSKLWRLKYRYDRKEKRLSFGHYPEVSLKDAREKRDAARKLLANDVDPSAHRKAARAARLERAANTFEDVARDWFGRMMADKAKSHKDKVIARLENDLFPWLGKRPIADITAPEILACLRRIEERGARDTAHRAMQNCAAVFRYAVIIGKTQNNPAAHLRGALPPARPGHFAAVTEPEKIGPLLRKMHDVNATFPVRCALRLAPYLFCRPAELRMMRWDEVHLDAAEWRYVVGKTQAPHLVPLATQAVAILRELQAVTGRWDYVFPGRHDKKQPMSGNTVNVALRRAGISTRDEQTGHGFRAMARTILHERLGIPPEVIEHQLAHRVPDPLGTAYNRTRFLEDRRKMMQEWADYLDKLREN; encoded by the coding sequence ATGTCCCTCACCGACTTCGCTATCAAGCATGCCCACGCGACGGCGCGGACCCAGCGCCTCTGGGACGGCGGCGGCCTGTATCTCGAGATTACGCCGGCCGGGTCGAAGCTCTGGCGCCTGAAGTACCGCTACGACCGGAAAGAGAAGCGGCTGTCGTTCGGGCATTACCCGGAGGTGAGCCTCAAGGATGCGCGGGAGAAGCGCGACGCCGCGCGCAAACTGCTCGCGAACGACGTCGACCCGAGCGCGCACCGGAAAGCGGCCAGGGCCGCGCGGCTGGAGCGCGCCGCCAACACGTTCGAGGACGTGGCGCGCGACTGGTTCGGGCGGATGATGGCCGACAAGGCGAAATCGCACAAGGACAAGGTCATTGCCCGGCTGGAGAACGACCTCTTCCCCTGGCTGGGCAAGCGCCCCATAGCTGACATCACCGCGCCCGAGATACTCGCCTGTCTGCGCCGCATTGAGGAGCGCGGGGCGCGCGATACGGCACACCGCGCGATGCAAAACTGCGCGGCGGTCTTCCGGTACGCCGTCATCATCGGCAAGACGCAAAACAACCCTGCCGCCCACCTCAGGGGCGCGCTGCCACCCGCCCGACCGGGTCACTTTGCCGCCGTCACGGAGCCGGAAAAAATCGGCCCGCTGCTTCGCAAGATGCACGACGTGAATGCCACCTTTCCGGTCAGATGCGCGCTCAGGCTCGCGCCGTATCTGTTTTGTCGTCCTGCCGAACTACGCATGATGCGGTGGGACGAGGTCCATCTTGACGCGGCCGAGTGGCGCTATGTGGTCGGTAAGACGCAGGCGCCTCATCTGGTCCCGCTGGCGACACAAGCTGTCGCGATATTACGGGAGTTGCAGGCGGTGACGGGGCGATGGGACTACGTGTTCCCGGGCAGGCACGACAAGAAGCAACCGATGTCGGGCAACACGGTCAACGTTGCATTGCGGCGAGCGGGCATCAGCACTCGCGACGAACAGACCGGGCATGGCTTCAGGGCGATGGCTCGCACCATCCTGCACGAACGGCTCGGCATTCCGCCGGAGGTCATCGAGCATCAGCTGGCGCATCGCGTTCCCGACCCACTGGGCACGGCCTATAACCGGACCAGGTTCCTCGAAGACAGGAGAAAAATGATGCAGGAATGGGCGGACTATTTGGATAAACTGCGCGAAAATTAG
- a CDS encoding BON domain-containing protein has protein sequence MSVFRVKKTLVRTVLVVGFAAGLSATLQGCFLAVAGAAGGGALVATDRRTLGAQTEDRELQVKALAQISQNLPDAAHVNVTVFNRRVLLTGEVPGDVSKQRAETIVRGLNNVNTIVNELAIAPASSFSSRTNDTYLETRVKTALIAEKNISANDFKVVAERGSLYLMGLVTMDEGNRGADVASRVPGVTQVVKVFQYIQPQEATAAAAAAATAPVTASQPDASAPTIGAIPDSSVSARPLEQQAPAPVSNSNSVHPGNPKATP, from the coding sequence ATGAGCGTATTCCGCGTCAAGAAAACACTGGTGAGAACCGTGCTGGTGGTCGGGTTTGCGGCAGGACTGTCCGCGACGTTGCAGGGCTGCTTCCTCGCCGTTGCCGGTGCGGCGGGCGGCGGCGCGCTGGTGGCCACCGACCGGCGCACGCTCGGCGCGCAGACCGAGGATCGCGAGTTGCAGGTGAAGGCGCTGGCGCAGATCAGCCAGAATTTGCCGGACGCCGCGCATGTCAACGTGACGGTGTTCAACCGGCGCGTACTGCTGACCGGCGAAGTGCCGGGCGACGTATCGAAGCAACGGGCTGAGACGATCGTGCGTGGGCTGAACAACGTGAACACGATCGTCAACGAACTCGCGATCGCACCGGCCAGCTCGTTCTCGTCGCGCACCAACGATACCTACCTTGAAACGCGCGTGAAGACCGCCCTGATCGCCGAGAAGAATATTTCGGCGAACGACTTCAAGGTGGTGGCCGAGCGTGGCTCGCTGTATCTGATGGGCCTCGTCACGATGGACGAGGGCAATCGCGGCGCGGATGTGGCGAGCCGCGTGCCGGGCGTGACGCAGGTCGTGAAGGTGTTCCAGTACATCCAGCCGCAGGAAGCGACGGCGGCTGCCGCGGCTGCGGCGACAGCGCCGGTGACTGCATCGCAACCGGACGCCAGCGCTCCGACGATCGGCGCGATTCCCGATTCGTCGGTAAGTGCGCGACCGCTCGAACAGCAGGCGCCGGCCCCGGTCAGCAATTCGAACTCGGTGCATCCGGGTAATCCGAAGGCGACGCCATGA
- a CDS encoding Lrp/AsnC family transcriptional regulator: protein MTLDTFSQKILRLLQLDARRSVQEISDQVGLSSTPCWRRIKDMEQSGVIQRYTALLDREKLGLHVCALAHIHLTRHTEGGVEQFEREIATCPEVTECYSTTGESDYILKIVAPDIKAYDSFLHERIFKIPAVAQVRTSVVLREIKFDTQLPL from the coding sequence TTGACACTCGATACGTTCTCTCAAAAAATCCTGCGCCTGCTGCAGCTCGACGCACGCCGCTCCGTGCAAGAGATTTCCGACCAGGTCGGCCTGTCGAGCACACCGTGCTGGCGGCGCATCAAGGACATGGAGCAATCGGGGGTGATCCAGCGCTACACGGCGTTGCTCGATCGCGAAAAGCTCGGGCTGCACGTCTGCGCGCTCGCGCATATCCATCTGACGCGTCACACCGAAGGTGGGGTCGAACAGTTCGAGCGCGAAATCGCCACCTGCCCGGAAGTCACCGAGTGTTACAGCACGACCGGCGAATCCGATTACATCCTCAAGATCGTGGCGCCGGACATCAAGGCGTACGACAGTTTTCTGCACGAACGCATCTTCAAGATTCCAGCCGTTGCACAGGTGCGCACGAGCGTCGTGCTACGCGAAATCAAATTCGACACGCAATTGCCGCTATGA
- a CDS encoding phosphoheptose isomerase, which yields MSVERIQQHFRDSAAVKLEALETLSMPIAAAVDTMFTALANGNRILACGNGGSAADAQHFAAELIGRFERERPGLPAIALTTDTSVLTAIANDYSFEQIFSKQVWALGQPGDVLLAITTSGNSANVLAAIEAAHEREMIVIALTGKGGGRMQEVLSDTDIHVCVPSDRTARIQEVHLLTIHCLCDGIDAMLLGED from the coding sequence ATGTCAGTCGAACGCATTCAACAACACTTCCGCGACAGCGCGGCAGTCAAACTCGAAGCCCTCGAAACCCTGTCGATGCCGATCGCTGCTGCGGTCGACACGATGTTCACCGCGCTTGCCAACGGCAATCGCATTCTTGCGTGCGGCAACGGCGGCTCGGCGGCCGATGCACAACACTTCGCGGCCGAACTGATTGGCCGCTTCGAACGCGAGCGTCCGGGCTTGCCGGCGATCGCGCTGACCACGGACACGTCCGTGCTGACCGCGATCGCCAACGACTATTCATTCGAGCAGATTTTCTCGAAGCAGGTATGGGCGCTCGGACAGCCGGGCGACGTGCTGCTGGCGATCACCACGTCCGGCAATTCGGCCAATGTGCTGGCCGCGATCGAAGCCGCGCATGAGCGCGAAATGATCGTGATCGCGCTGACCGGCAAGGGCGGCGGGCGCATGCAGGAAGTATTGAGCGATACCGACATCCACGTGTGCGTGCCGTCCGATCGCACCGCACGCATCCAGGAAGTGCATTTGCTGACCATCCATTGTCTGTGCGACGGCATCGATGCCATGTTGCTGGGCGAAGACTGA
- a CDS encoding septal ring lytic transglycosylase RlpA family protein encodes MRLDNVIARLMKTRLTRGLGSLFAFFVLVGCATPPGASNTSASGMPLSNKNAQAGSFGPQAFSGAQASDAAAKGTSLADAEPLTDDGPSISNYRETGRASWYGRGFHGRRTANGERYDMHALTAAHRTLPLGSYVRVTNPTTSRSVVVRINDRGPYARGRVIDLSMAAANVLNMRHAGTARVKIEGLTQQEARAARNEMLASNSVSSAEK; translated from the coding sequence ATGCGGCTCGACAACGTGATTGCACGTCTTATGAAAACTCGGTTAACCCGTGGTCTAGGGAGTCTTTTTGCCTTTTTTGTGCTGGTCGGCTGTGCGACGCCTCCTGGCGCCAGCAACACCTCCGCAAGCGGCATGCCGCTCAGCAACAAGAATGCGCAAGCGGGCTCGTTTGGGCCGCAAGCCTTCAGTGGCGCACAGGCATCCGATGCAGCCGCCAAAGGCACATCGCTAGCCGATGCGGAACCTCTGACGGACGATGGTCCCAGCATTTCGAACTATCGTGAAACCGGCCGCGCCTCGTGGTACGGCCGCGGCTTCCATGGCCGCCGTACCGCCAACGGTGAGCGTTACGACATGCATGCGCTGACCGCGGCGCATCGTACGTTGCCGCTCGGATCGTATGTGCGTGTCACCAATCCGACCACCTCGCGCTCGGTCGTCGTGCGCATCAACGACCGCGGGCCGTACGCGCGCGGCCGGGTAATCGACCTGTCGATGGCCGCTGCGAACGTGCTCAACATGCGCCATGCCGGTACGGCGCGGGTCAAGATCGAAGGTCTGACGCAGCAGGAAGCAAGGGCTGCACGTAACGAAATGCTGGCGTCGAACTCGGTTTCGAGCGCCGAGAAGTAA
- a CDS encoding YraN family protein, producing the protein MRQKTQTDRTRPSLCHAAAREPGDSQPDSRPARHRADATPASTPVNAHNFLRPAGSKFVGAAFEARALEFLQRQRLRFVARNVLCRGGEIDLVMRERDGALVFVEVRARAQRHYGGAAASIGWHKKQRLVRAARHYLATRSRHSRDEPACRFDVIAFEAGRLVWLRDAFRADEV; encoded by the coding sequence ATGAGGCAGAAGACGCAGACAGACAGAACGAGGCCGTCATTGTGCCACGCAGCGGCGCGCGAGCCGGGCGACTCACAGCCGGACTCGCGGCCGGCGCGGCACCGCGCCGATGCAACGCCGGCAAGCACCCCGGTCAATGCGCACAACTTTTTGAGACCTGCTGGGTCCAAATTCGTCGGCGCCGCTTTTGAGGCGCGTGCGCTGGAATTTCTGCAGCGACAGCGTTTGCGTTTTGTTGCGCGCAATGTGTTGTGCCGGGGCGGCGAGATTGATCTCGTGATGCGCGAGCGTGACGGCGCGCTGGTGTTCGTCGAAGTTCGCGCGCGTGCGCAGCGGCACTATGGCGGCGCGGCGGCGAGCATCGGGTGGCATAAGAAGCAGCGCCTCGTGCGCGCCGCGCGGCACTATCTGGCGACCCGCAGCCGGCATTCGCGCGATGAGCCCGCGTGCCGTTTCGACGTGATTGCGTTCGAAGCGGGCCGGCTTGTCTGGCTGCGCGATGCGTTTCGCGCCGACGAAGTCTGA